One Chloroflexota bacterium DNA window includes the following coding sequences:
- a CDS encoding Flp family type IVb pilin: MLFNPREEGQGLVEYALILVLVAVVVIAILTLLGPAVGNVFSSIKNAF, from the coding sequence ATGTTGTTCAACCCGCGTGAAGAAGGACAAGGCCTCGTCGAGTATGCGCTGATCCTGGTGCTGGTGGCGGTCGTGGTGATTGCGATCCTGACGCTGCTGGGGCCGGCAGTCGGTAATGTGTTCAGTTCGATCAAGAACGCGTTCTAG